The following are encoded together in the Mesoterricola sediminis genome:
- a CDS encoding XylR family transcriptional regulator, producing MPRIRHIALLVPASGGYSRGVCRGVATFALDRDDWLIFPYERAEFTKLPPWLKKGHIDGIIGFISNPDLGRQITSLGVPIVDVQGEGNCPDFPWIDTDAEVVAGLAEDFFTQAGFAHFAFCGYPGVFFSDRRSDAFTGLVRGKGVEPHVYEPPPRVTTTIRNQFREMRGLEYEPALAAWLARLPKPVAILACNDTRGQQIITACRDLGISMPADVSVMGVDNDEILCRLCRPTLTSIAPDTEGIGILAGRLLNAILEGEAVEPRLYKQPPLRVVERESTDVTTAQNPLVLAASRVIRDRACRGISVEQVCELAGCSRSTLDGLFKKHLGRSIAGEMVRVRLGTAMRLLENTTLTLDEIATACGFQSATYFCRFFKRESGSTPAQYRSAQALR from the coding sequence ATGCCCCGAATCCGCCATATCGCCCTCCTGGTCCCCGCCTCGGGCGGCTACTCCCGGGGCGTCTGCCGCGGGGTGGCCACCTTCGCCCTGGACCGGGACGATTGGCTCATCTTTCCCTATGAGCGGGCGGAGTTCACCAAGCTCCCGCCCTGGCTGAAAAAGGGCCACATCGACGGGATCATCGGCTTCATCTCCAACCCGGACCTGGGCCGGCAGATCACCTCCCTGGGCGTGCCCATCGTGGATGTGCAGGGGGAGGGCAACTGCCCGGACTTCCCCTGGATCGACACGGACGCCGAGGTGGTGGCCGGTCTGGCCGAGGACTTCTTCACCCAGGCCGGCTTCGCGCACTTCGCCTTCTGCGGCTATCCGGGGGTGTTCTTCTCGGACCGGCGGTCGGACGCCTTCACGGGCCTGGTGCGGGGCAAGGGCGTGGAACCCCACGTGTACGAGCCCCCGCCCCGGGTGACCACGACGATCCGCAACCAGTTCCGGGAAATGCGGGGCCTGGAGTACGAGCCGGCCTTGGCGGCCTGGCTGGCGCGCCTCCCCAAGCCCGTGGCCATCCTGGCCTGCAACGACACCCGGGGCCAGCAGATCATCACCGCCTGCCGGGACCTGGGGATCTCCATGCCGGCCGACGTGTCGGTCATGGGCGTGGACAACGACGAGATCCTCTGCCGCCTGTGCCGGCCGACCCTCACCAGCATCGCCCCGGACACGGAGGGCATCGGCATCCTGGCCGGCCGGCTCCTCAACGCCATCCTGGAGGGGGAGGCGGTGGAACCCCGCCTGTACAAGCAGCCGCCCCTGCGTGTGGTGGAGCGGGAATCCACGGATGTGACGACGGCCCAGAACCCCCTGGTGCTGGCGGCCTCCCGGGTGATCCGGGACCGGGCCTGCCGGGGGATCTCGGTGGAACAGGTGTGCGAGTTGGCGGGCTGCTCCCGCTCGACCCTGGACGGCCTGTTCAAGAAGCACCTGGGCCGCTCCATCGCCGGTGAAATGGTGCGGGTGCGCCTGGGCACGGCCATGCGCCTGCTCGAGAACACGACCCTGACCCTGGACGAGATCGCCACGGCCTGCGGCTTCCAGTCGGCCACCTACTTCTGCCGGTTCTTCAAGCGGGAGAGCGGCTCAACGCCCGCCCAGTACCGCAGCGCCCAGGCCCTCCGCTGA
- a CDS encoding MFS transporter yields MTETAQHEDTGLLSFREKAGYALGDAASNFYWKTFEFFIIFFYTDVFGIAAGTVGTMMLVTRVVDAVADPVMGTLADRTRTRWGHFRPYLVWFGLPLAAAGVLTFTTPNLAPGGKVVYAYVTYCLLMILYTVVNIPYSALLGVMTSNSKERTSLASYRFVGAFSVAVIVQYCTPSLAQWFGLAPALRAQHAFLAHPGAWVRWFLSKEFLALPSDLAKGWQLTLVLYGAVAVVLFALCFLTTRERVAPPADQEADLRRDFKDLLGSRAFVVMIAACVVVITSFVLKGSVSAYYFKYYLHRTDLLGPFLVSNALAFLAAVTLAPPVARRFDKKALFMAAIGGGGVVILGFWPAGPDSLPLIFGLQILSSFIIGFNSPLLWAMFADTADDAEWRGGRRNTGLVFASAIFGTKIGLAVGAWVTGLILSWFGYVANVEQTARSLTGIRLSMSIFPGLLLILAALLMKFYPLDDAMMVRIEQDLKDRKSQA; encoded by the coding sequence GTGACCGAGACTGCGCAGCACGAAGACACCGGCCTCCTCTCCTTCCGGGAGAAGGCCGGGTACGCCCTGGGAGACGCGGCTTCCAACTTCTACTGGAAGACCTTCGAGTTCTTCATCATCTTCTTCTACACCGACGTGTTCGGCATCGCCGCCGGCACCGTCGGGACGATGATGCTCGTGACCCGGGTCGTGGACGCCGTCGCCGATCCCGTCATGGGGACCCTCGCGGACCGCACCCGGACCCGGTGGGGGCACTTCCGCCCCTACCTGGTCTGGTTCGGCCTGCCCCTGGCCGCCGCCGGCGTCCTGACCTTCACCACGCCCAACCTGGCCCCCGGCGGCAAGGTGGTTTACGCCTACGTCACCTACTGCCTCCTGATGATCCTCTACACGGTCGTCAACATCCCCTACAGCGCCCTGCTGGGGGTCATGACCTCCAACAGCAAGGAGCGCACCTCCCTGGCCTCGTACCGGTTCGTGGGCGCGTTCTCCGTGGCGGTGATCGTGCAGTACTGCACCCCCAGCCTGGCCCAGTGGTTCGGCCTGGCGCCCGCCCTGCGGGCCCAGCACGCCTTCCTCGCCCACCCCGGCGCCTGGGTCCGCTGGTTCCTGTCCAAGGAATTCCTCGCCCTCCCCTCCGACCTGGCCAAGGGCTGGCAGCTCACCCTGGTGCTCTACGGCGCCGTGGCCGTCGTCCTCTTCGCCCTGTGCTTCCTGACCACCCGGGAGCGGGTCGCCCCGCCCGCGGACCAGGAGGCCGATCTCCGGCGGGACTTCAAGGACCTCCTGGGCAGCCGGGCCTTCGTCGTGATGATCGCCGCCTGCGTGGTGGTGATCACCTCCTTCGTCCTCAAGGGCTCCGTCTCCGCCTACTACTTCAAGTACTACCTCCACCGCACCGACCTCCTCGGCCCCTTCCTCGTGAGCAACGCCCTGGCCTTCCTGGCCGCGGTGACCCTGGCCCCGCCCGTGGCCCGCCGCTTCGACAAGAAGGCCCTCTTCATGGCCGCCATCGGCGGCGGCGGGGTCGTCATCCTCGGCTTCTGGCCCGCGGGCCCCGACAGCCTCCCCCTGATCTTCGGCCTGCAGATCCTCTCCAGCTTCATCATCGGCTTCAACTCGCCCCTGCTCTGGGCCATGTTCGCCGACACCGCCGACGACGCCGAATGGCGCGGGGGCCGCCGCAACACCGGCCTCGTCTTCGCGTCCGCCATCTTCGGCACCAAGATCGGCCTGGCCGTCGGCGCCTGGGTCACCGGCCTGATCCTGTCCTGGTTCGGCTACGTGGCCAACGTGGAGCAGACCGCCCGGTCCCTGACCGGCATCCGCCTCTCCATGAGCATCTTCCCGGGCCTGCTCCTGATCCTGGCGGCCCTCCTGATGAAGTTCTACCCCCTGGACGACGCCATGATGGTCCGGATCGAGCAGGACCTCAAGGACCGCAAGTCCCAAGCCTGA
- a CDS encoding glycoside hydrolase family 16 protein: MKAVFALPFALSLALACGGGSTSTGGNNNNNNGTGTWVLSWSDEFNGADGSAPDSSKWAFDVGGNGWGNNELETYTSRSTNAQITGGNLVITAQAETFTGTDGITRSYTSARLKTQGLFSQANGRFEARIKVPTGKGIWPAFWMLGTDLANNPWPACGEVDIAEVVGQQPSTVWGTLHGPGYSGGNGLSASKTLTSGKLSDDYHVYAVEWENTTIRFYLDDTLYATRTSAEVPTGGLWVFDHPFFLILNVAVGGNWPGSPDGSTTWPQKMYVDYVRVYRRS, translated from the coding sequence ATGAAAGCCGTCTTCGCTCTTCCCTTCGCCCTGTCGCTGGCCCTGGCCTGCGGCGGGGGGTCCACCTCCACCGGTGGGAATAACAACAACAACAATGGCACCGGCACCTGGGTCCTGAGCTGGAGCGACGAGTTCAACGGGGCCGACGGCAGCGCGCCCGACAGCTCCAAGTGGGCCTTCGACGTGGGCGGCAACGGCTGGGGCAACAACGAACTGGAGACGTACACCAGCCGGTCCACCAACGCCCAGATCACCGGCGGCAACCTGGTGATCACGGCCCAGGCCGAAACGTTCACGGGCACGGACGGCATCACCCGGTCCTACACCTCCGCCCGCCTCAAGACCCAGGGCCTGTTCTCCCAGGCCAACGGGCGCTTCGAGGCCCGCATCAAGGTCCCCACGGGCAAGGGCATCTGGCCGGCCTTCTGGATGCTGGGCACCGATCTGGCCAACAACCCCTGGCCCGCCTGCGGGGAAGTGGACATCGCCGAAGTGGTCGGCCAGCAGCCCTCCACCGTGTGGGGCACCCTGCACGGCCCCGGGTACTCGGGCGGCAACGGCCTCTCCGCCAGCAAGACCCTGACCTCCGGGAAGCTCTCGGACGACTACCACGTCTACGCGGTGGAGTGGGAGAACACGACGATCCGCTTCTACCTGGACGACACCCTCTACGCGACCCGCACCTCGGCCGAGGTGCCCACGGGCGGGCTCTGGGTCTTCGATCACCCCTTCTTCCTCATCCTGAACGTGGCCGTGGGCGGCAACTGGCCCGGCAGCCCCGACGGGAGCACCACCTGGCCCCAGAAGATGTACGTGGACTACGTGCGGGTCTACCGCCGCTCCTAG
- a CDS encoding TonB-dependent receptor → MTMRNVMFRSTIAAMLAAGATLVAQTTSGALSGLVTDEAGKPIKGARVSLESPALFQTKVFTTDEKGEYHALLLPVGNYTIRVSAPGMLGRTAKNVRVGVGSNQSLPFTLKAVQQASATVEVVASAAAAEAKTSDKVSVNYSSEQLLKMPVSMQGFDAITNIAPGIAGYGKDARVRGSDTNQILYSIDGINVKDDTGTYSSLYAPLPDSIEDVQVVTSGLNARNGMVSGGQVNIVTKSGSNTFEGTVRSNMSRASMGADNPLTNANNNSNLLREDLTHTTDFTFSGPIIKDRLWFTLGTRLTPSQATTGLLGYTVVGVKAGQPNIPWSQVQTMLRPMATYGLNPNVDSVINTGPGGNYGMSAEDAGTKLSSNIKFQKFEGKLTGMVSSNHSVSATFLTEKTTQGGVQGQRNTDPWEGNILRGVGDMVTETKAWTLGWNGMLSPNWSIEARTTYAANTFNDVKNPNPSVSVSGYFASPDPGMVLRGESGAHSWLGSPDSYDYGPLLTNMSTYDVSPLKKGNRTWSVNVKTLQDWHGNHDIDMGAERVQTLYNFGRSKYGNRGVFTGGWYLDEATGKYLYPVFHRGDPGTDPTEILQIGPGENPVANGWSAWGNMPNGLGTQAPFLHWEAIRGPSAHMEKFYDNPGDSKNSTTSVYLNDNWTVSPNLNIMAGFRYNKLVMQDQGGNRLDDMNIFEPRLMVKFNPDGKNREIWSASAAKLASAYSDAIANNFRGNAWEVRTVHLWNGGNLGVSQPGFDTAAAYGDAPVGTYNGYTYTGQSMYGVRFVDYNTLIDPKNYGPAYDMLDARQTYVAKGLRAPFAYEFSVGYQRNYETGYFKINGIRRIYKDSIVSSIHDYGMDAMVHMVSPDPNDPLRMWKQKTSWLNSEFDRIYTGIEIAFQKQLSARWSMIGSYTIDQSTGTNDLDYYNYKSLREKLLTPEQQARAVGHGLLSRNQIAHLFLTYTHPVGAGNVSFSLKADTWTGGVIQAQGWTDYRTLPGFSALQLPGTINGERVIDVDQRTGNWQTYFPTYYGDMGSFKTGVDYYQIGAKIQWDIPLGLGKVRLIGYVSIDNLFNHFVMTNVYGYFTGDQPTTTNNVAAGSPMALYYGNRFYGQTPGDAGAKYGDYNQGYGGRKVSDFSIGLKF, encoded by the coding sequence ATGACCATGCGAAATGTGATGTTCCGCTCCACCATCGCGGCCATGCTCGCCGCCGGGGCGACCCTGGTGGCCCAGACCACCAGCGGGGCCCTGAGCGGCCTCGTGACCGACGAGGCCGGCAAGCCCATCAAGGGCGCCCGGGTGTCCCTGGAGAGCCCCGCGCTCTTCCAGACCAAGGTCTTCACCACGGACGAGAAGGGCGAGTACCACGCCCTGCTCCTCCCGGTGGGCAACTACACCATCCGGGTCAGCGCGCCCGGGATGCTCGGCCGCACCGCCAAGAACGTGCGCGTCGGCGTCGGCTCCAACCAGTCCCTCCCGTTCACCCTGAAGGCCGTCCAGCAGGCCTCCGCGACCGTCGAGGTCGTGGCCTCCGCCGCCGCGGCCGAGGCCAAGACCAGCGACAAGGTCTCGGTGAACTACTCCTCCGAGCAGCTGCTCAAGATGCCCGTCTCCATGCAGGGCTTCGACGCCATCACCAACATCGCCCCCGGCATCGCCGGCTACGGCAAGGACGCCCGCGTCCGCGGCTCCGACACCAACCAGATCCTCTACAGCATCGACGGCATCAACGTGAAGGACGACACGGGCACCTACTCGTCCCTCTACGCCCCGCTGCCCGACTCCATCGAGGACGTCCAGGTGGTGACCTCGGGCCTCAACGCCCGCAACGGCATGGTGAGCGGCGGCCAGGTGAACATCGTCACCAAGAGCGGCTCCAACACCTTCGAGGGCACCGTCCGGTCCAACATGTCCCGGGCCTCCATGGGCGCCGACAACCCCCTCACCAACGCCAACAACAACTCCAACCTCCTGCGCGAGGACCTGACCCACACCACCGACTTCACCTTCAGCGGCCCCATCATCAAGGACCGCCTGTGGTTCACCCTCGGCACCCGCCTGACCCCCAGCCAGGCCACCACCGGCCTCCTGGGCTACACCGTCGTCGGCGTCAAGGCCGGCCAGCCCAACATCCCCTGGAGCCAGGTCCAGACCATGCTCCGGCCCATGGCCACCTACGGCCTGAACCCCAACGTCGACTCCGTCATCAACACAGGTCCCGGCGGCAACTACGGGATGAGCGCCGAGGATGCCGGCACCAAGCTCAGCTCCAACATCAAGTTCCAGAAGTTCGAAGGCAAGCTGACCGGCATGGTGAGCTCCAACCACTCCGTGAGCGCCACCTTCCTCACCGAGAAGACCACCCAGGGCGGCGTCCAGGGCCAGCGCAACACGGATCCCTGGGAGGGCAACATCCTCCGCGGCGTCGGCGACATGGTGACCGAGACCAAGGCCTGGACCCTGGGCTGGAACGGCATGCTGAGCCCCAACTGGTCCATCGAGGCCCGCACCACCTACGCGGCCAACACCTTCAACGACGTCAAGAACCCCAACCCCAGCGTCTCGGTCTCCGGCTATTTCGCCAGCCCCGACCCCGGGATGGTCCTGCGCGGCGAGAGCGGCGCCCACTCCTGGCTGGGCAGCCCCGACAGCTACGACTACGGCCCGCTGCTCACCAACATGTCCACCTACGACGTCAGCCCCCTGAAGAAGGGCAACCGGACCTGGTCGGTGAACGTCAAGACCCTCCAGGACTGGCACGGCAACCACGACATCGACATGGGCGCCGAGCGGGTGCAGACCCTCTACAACTTCGGCCGGTCCAAGTACGGGAACCGCGGCGTCTTCACCGGCGGCTGGTACCTCGACGAGGCCACCGGCAAGTACCTCTACCCCGTCTTCCACCGCGGCGACCCCGGCACCGACCCCACCGAGATCCTCCAGATCGGCCCCGGCGAGAACCCGGTGGCCAACGGCTGGTCCGCCTGGGGCAACATGCCCAACGGCCTCGGCACCCAGGCCCCCTTCCTCCACTGGGAGGCCATCCGCGGCCCCAGCGCCCACATGGAGAAGTTCTACGACAACCCGGGCGATTCCAAGAACAGCACCACGTCGGTCTACCTGAACGACAACTGGACCGTCAGCCCCAACCTGAACATCATGGCCGGCTTCCGCTACAACAAGCTGGTGATGCAGGACCAGGGCGGCAACCGCCTCGACGACATGAACATCTTCGAGCCCCGCCTGATGGTGAAGTTCAACCCCGACGGCAAGAACCGCGAGATCTGGTCCGCCTCCGCCGCCAAGCTGGCCTCCGCCTACTCCGACGCCATCGCCAACAACTTCCGCGGCAACGCCTGGGAAGTCCGCACCGTCCACCTCTGGAACGGCGGCAACCTCGGCGTGAGCCAGCCCGGCTTCGACACCGCCGCCGCCTACGGCGACGCCCCCGTGGGCACCTACAACGGCTACACCTACACCGGCCAGTCGATGTACGGCGTCCGCTTCGTGGACTACAACACCCTCATCGACCCCAAGAACTACGGCCCGGCCTACGACATGCTCGACGCCCGGCAGACCTACGTCGCCAAGGGCCTCCGCGCCCCCTTCGCCTATGAGTTCAGCGTCGGCTACCAGCGCAACTACGAGACCGGCTACTTCAAGATCAACGGCATCCGCCGCATCTACAAGGACAGCATCGTCAGCTCCATCCACGACTACGGCATGGACGCCATGGTGCACATGGTCAGCCCCGACCCCAACGATCCCCTCCGCATGTGGAAGCAGAAGACCTCGTGGCTCAACTCCGAGTTCGACCGCATCTACACCGGCATCGAGATCGCCTTCCAGAAGCAGCTCAGCGCCCGCTGGAGCATGATCGGGTCGTACACCATCGACCAGTCCACCGGCACCAACGATCTGGACTACTACAACTACAAGAGCCTGCGCGAGAAGCTCCTCACCCCCGAGCAGCAGGCCCGCGCCGTCGGCCACGGCCTCCTGAGCCGCAACCAGATCGCCCACCTGTTCCTGACCTACACCCACCCCGTGGGCGCCGGCAACGTCTCCTTCTCCCTGAAGGCCGACACCTGGACCGGCGGCGTCATCCAGGCCCAGGGCTGGACCGACTACCGCACCCTCCCGGGCTTCTCCGCCCTGCAGCTCCCCGGCACCATCAACGGCGAGCGCGTCATCGACGTCGACCAGCGCACCGGGAACTGGCAGACCTACTTCCCCACCTACTACGGGGACATGGGCTCCTTCAAGACCGGCGTGGACTACTACCAGATCGGCGCCAAGATCCAGTGGGACATCCCCCTGGGCCTCGGCAAGGTCCGCCTCATCGGCTACGTGTCCATCGACAACCTCTTCAACCACTTCGTGATGACCAACGTGTACGGCTACTTCACGGGTGACCAGCCGACCACCACCAACAACGTGGCCGCCGGCAGCCCCATGGCCCTCTACTACGGCAACCGCTTCTATGGCCAGACCCCCGGCGACGCCGGCGCCAAGTACGGCGACTACAACCAGGGCTACGGCGGACGGAAGGTCAGCGACTTCAGCATCGGCCTCAAGTTCTAG
- a CDS encoding Ig-like domain-containing protein codes for MSTPRFRASLALLALMPLFWLLGCGSSSKGGRALSFVSVAPTHVALFPGETAQLTVTAHYSDGTSEAATTQATYTAWAPNVATIAASGLVSGVGAGTATVSATVGGKSADATVDVAPTNFPVFADAYAKNVTFVPFGGSSNALAVDTAEHQAGTASLRIDVPSTGYTGGAFKAATAQNLSLYNAVTFWVKASKAATLNVAGLGNDGSNSDWAAEVANIPVTTAWVKQIIPIPNKAKLTSTTGLFHFAEGADEGAYSIWLDDIRYEKLSAAELAAPTAATIAWAPAQVEISKTKSLGLTGTLTYATPAVTVSNVSLRWFDLASSNPAVATVDSTGLVSGLTLGTTDITATLAGINVTGSSTVTVITPVVPTTAPARPTVDPAKVISLLSKAYTNIPVDTWGTSWSNDGAGPNVTALTIGGDDVKKYANLKYVGVEFFAAGNAVDATNMTYLHVDVWTPDITKFGIKLVDFGANTVYGGGDDSESEVDLDATTTPALNAQKQWVSLDIPLANFGSLASRKHLSQLLFVGATPYGAGTVYVDNVYFHNSPFIDNTPPTLAITDNIAAATANGTVTFKFTFSESVGTSFTASSITVTGGTPGTLTKVSDTLYTLDVVPPPTTAGTITVTVPAGAFSDLAGNASLAAVSASQDYDTRIVMRQMDLPIVTFDAATVSYGLTDFGGVASSFAADPGNASNKVVKVVKPTTAQFWGGTTLSADGTLGFKHAIPFDATHTRINVRVYSPDAGTPVRLKVEDHTNSSVTCEAQVNTTVANAWETLVFDFASPVSGTAALDLAKTYDKASIFFNFNFGAGGTAMAADKTYYFDDVAFDHFTTVTFDDPAIAYGLTGFGGAEGSSIAADPANSANYVGKVVKAAGAQTWAGVTLGTGAANLALGRIPLGNGSTRMLVRAYSPAAGLKVKLKVENAADGTISCETDATTTAANAWETLVFDFANPSSGTAALNANAVYNKASIFFDFGNPGTGASYYFDDVTFDAFDGPVTFDNFLVAYTLAGFGGAEDATVAADPVVATNKALRIFKASGAQTWAGATVATGANFSIGRIPFGSGANNKFTVRVYSPAAGTQILLKVEDQGNNTVSCEKKVATTTANAWETLTFDFTGLFDAAKTYDKLSLFPDFGNAGTGVAFYFDDLTFVP; via the coding sequence ATGTCCACCCCCCGCTTCCGGGCAAGCTTGGCGCTGCTGGCCTTGATGCCCCTGTTCTGGCTGCTGGGTTGCGGCAGCTCGTCCAAGGGAGGGCGTGCCCTCTCGTTCGTCTCCGTGGCGCCCACCCACGTCGCCCTGTTCCCCGGCGAGACGGCCCAGCTGACCGTCACCGCCCACTACAGCGACGGCACCTCGGAGGCGGCCACCACCCAGGCCACCTACACCGCCTGGGCCCCCAACGTCGCCACCATCGCCGCCAGCGGCCTGGTCTCCGGCGTGGGCGCGGGCACCGCCACCGTCTCGGCCACCGTGGGCGGCAAGAGCGCCGACGCGACCGTGGACGTGGCCCCCACCAACTTCCCGGTCTTCGCGGACGCCTACGCCAAGAACGTCACCTTCGTGCCCTTCGGCGGCTCCAGCAACGCCCTGGCCGTGGACACGGCCGAGCACCAGGCCGGCACCGCCTCCCTGCGCATCGACGTCCCCTCCACCGGCTACACCGGCGGCGCCTTCAAGGCCGCCACGGCCCAGAACCTGAGCCTCTACAACGCCGTCACCTTCTGGGTGAAGGCCAGCAAGGCCGCCACCCTGAACGTCGCCGGCCTCGGCAACGACGGCAGCAACAGCGACTGGGCCGCCGAAGTCGCCAACATCCCGGTCACCACCGCCTGGGTCAAGCAGATCATCCCCATCCCCAACAAGGCCAAGCTCACCTCCACCACCGGCCTCTTCCACTTCGCCGAAGGCGCCGATGAGGGCGCCTACAGCATCTGGCTGGACGACATCCGCTACGAGAAGCTGAGCGCCGCCGAGCTTGCCGCCCCCACGGCCGCCACCATCGCCTGGGCCCCCGCGCAGGTGGAGATCTCCAAGACCAAGTCCCTGGGCCTCACCGGCACCCTCACCTACGCCACCCCCGCGGTCACCGTCAGCAACGTCAGCCTGCGCTGGTTCGACCTGGCCTCCAGCAATCCCGCCGTCGCCACCGTCGACAGCACCGGCCTCGTCTCCGGCCTGACCCTGGGCACCACCGACATCACCGCCACCCTGGCCGGCATCAACGTCACCGGGTCCTCCACCGTCACCGTCATCACCCCGGTGGTCCCGACGACCGCCCCGGCCCGCCCGACCGTTGACCCCGCCAAGGTCATCTCCCTCCTGTCCAAGGCCTACACCAACATCCCCGTGGACACCTGGGGCACCAGCTGGAGCAACGACGGCGCCGGCCCCAACGTCACCGCGCTCACCATCGGCGGCGACGACGTCAAGAAGTACGCCAACCTGAAGTACGTGGGCGTCGAGTTCTTCGCGGCGGGCAACGCCGTCGACGCCACCAACATGACCTACCTCCACGTCGACGTCTGGACCCCCGACATCACCAAGTTCGGCATCAAGCTCGTCGACTTCGGCGCCAACACCGTCTACGGCGGCGGCGACGACTCCGAGAGCGAGGTCGACCTGGACGCCACCACGACCCCGGCCCTCAACGCCCAGAAGCAGTGGGTGTCCCTGGACATCCCCCTGGCCAACTTCGGCAGCCTGGCCAGCCGCAAGCACCTGTCCCAGCTGCTCTTCGTGGGCGCCACGCCCTACGGCGCCGGCACCGTCTACGTAGACAACGTCTACTTCCACAACAGCCCCTTCATCGACAACACCCCGCCGACCCTGGCCATCACCGACAACATCGCGGCCGCCACGGCCAACGGCACCGTCACCTTCAAGTTCACCTTCAGCGAGAGCGTCGGCACCAGCTTCACCGCCAGCTCCATCACCGTCACCGGCGGGACCCCCGGCACCCTCACCAAGGTGAGCGACACCCTCTACACCCTGGACGTCGTCCCGCCCCCGACCACCGCGGGCACCATCACCGTCACCGTCCCCGCCGGCGCCTTCTCCGACCTGGCCGGCAACGCCAGCCTCGCGGCCGTCAGCGCCTCGCAGGACTACGACACCCGCATCGTGATGCGCCAGATGGACCTGCCCATCGTCACCTTCGACGCGGCGACGGTCTCCTACGGCCTCACCGACTTCGGCGGCGTCGCCTCTTCCTTCGCCGCCGACCCCGGCAACGCGTCCAACAAGGTCGTCAAGGTCGTCAAGCCCACCACCGCCCAGTTCTGGGGCGGCACCACCCTGTCCGCCGACGGGACCCTCGGCTTCAAGCACGCCATCCCCTTCGACGCCACCCACACCCGCATCAACGTCCGGGTCTACTCCCCCGACGCCGGAACCCCCGTGCGCCTCAAGGTCGAGGACCACACCAACAGCAGCGTCACCTGCGAGGCCCAGGTCAACACGACCGTCGCCAACGCCTGGGAGACCCTGGTCTTCGACTTCGCCAGCCCCGTGAGCGGCACCGCCGCCCTGGACCTGGCCAAGACCTACGACAAGGCCTCCATCTTCTTCAACTTCAACTTCGGCGCCGGCGGAACCGCCATGGCCGCCGACAAGACCTACTACTTCGATGACGTGGCCTTCGACCACTTCACCACCGTCACCTTCGACGATCCCGCCATCGCCTACGGCCTGACCGGCTTCGGCGGCGCCGAAGGCTCCAGCATCGCCGCCGACCCGGCCAACTCCGCCAACTACGTCGGCAAGGTCGTCAAGGCCGCCGGCGCCCAGACCTGGGCCGGCGTCACCCTCGGCACCGGCGCCGCCAACCTCGCCCTGGGCCGCATCCCCCTGGGCAACGGCTCCACCCGCATGCTGGTGCGCGCCTACTCCCCGGCCGCCGGCCTCAAGGTCAAGCTGAAGGTCGAGAACGCCGCCGACGGCACGATCTCCTGCGAGACCGACGCCACCACCACCGCGGCCAACGCCTGGGAGACCCTGGTCTTCGACTTCGCCAACCCGAGCAGCGGCACCGCCGCCCTCAACGCCAACGCGGTCTACAACAAGGCCTCCATCTTCTTCGACTTCGGCAACCCCGGCACCGGCGCCTCCTACTACTTCGACGACGTCACCTTCGACGCCTTCGACGGCCCGGTCACCTTCGACAACTTCCTCGTCGCCTACACCCTGGCCGGCTTCGGCGGCGCCGAGGACGCCACCGTCGCCGCGGATCCCGTCGTCGCCACCAACAAGGCCCTCCGCATCTTCAAGGCCAGCGGCGCCCAGACCTGGGCCGGGGCCACCGTGGCCACCGGGGCCAACTTCTCCATCGGCCGGATCCCCTTCGGCAGCGGCGCGAACAACAAGTTCACCGTCCGCGTCTACAGCCCCGCCGCCGGCACCCAGATCCTCCTCAAGGTCGAGGACCAGGGCAACAACACCGTGTCCTGCGAGAAGAAGGTCGCCACCACCACGGCCAACGCCTGGGAGACCCTGACCTTCGATTTCACCGGCCTCTTCGACGCCGCCAAGACCTACGACAAGCTGTCCCTCTTCCCCGACTTCGGGAACGCGGGCACCGGCGTCGCGTTCTACTTCGACGACCTGACCTTCGTCCCCTGA